One stretch of Bacteroidota bacterium DNA includes these proteins:
- a CDS encoding dipeptidase translates to MEQVLKHIEENKQNFLNELKEFIAIPSISTGEENKNEVARCANWVADHLKKIGMNNVQVLPTEGHPVVYGEWLGAPGKPTVLIYGHYDVQPVDPIELWESPPFEATVRGENLYARGAADDKGQVFIHFKAIEAYMKNNGTLPINIKLMIEGEEEVGSANLPKFLKEHKDLLKAELIVVSDSSMFAKGVPSICYGLRGLSYMQIDLVGPKGDLHSGSFGGSVHNPIQALTEIVASLHDKNGKITIPGFYKDVLALTKKEHDAFKKLPWNDKKYAKELGVKQLYGEKGFTTLERLWARPTLECNGIWGGFTGEGAKTVLPSKASAKISMRLVPHQKSAKIAKLFEKHIQKIAPKSVQVTVRNLHGGEAAITPIDSPGVKAAVAALEKGFNKKPLYQREGGSIPIVVEFKQILGLDTVLLGFGLPDENAHAPNEFINLDNFYGGMRTVAHLFNELPNYLKKK, encoded by the coding sequence ATGGAACAGGTGTTGAAACATATAGAAGAAAACAAACAAAACTTTCTTAACGAATTAAAAGAGTTCATAGCAATTCCAAGCATCAGTACAGGAGAAGAAAATAAAAATGAAGTAGCCCGTTGTGCAAATTGGGTTGCCGACCATCTTAAAAAAATCGGAATGAATAATGTTCAAGTACTTCCGACGGAAGGACACCCAGTTGTTTATGGCGAATGGCTTGGTGCGCCTGGCAAGCCGACGGTTCTTATTTACGGACACTACGATGTTCAACCCGTTGACCCGATTGAGTTGTGGGAGTCGCCGCCGTTTGAAGCGACTGTGCGTGGAGAAAATCTTTATGCACGCGGCGCTGCCGACGACAAAGGTCAGGTGTTTATACATTTCAAAGCCATCGAAGCTTATATGAAAAATAACGGCACTCTTCCGATTAATATAAAATTGATGATAGAAGGTGAAGAAGAAGTGGGAAGTGCAAATCTTCCGAAGTTTTTAAAAGAACACAAAGATTTATTGAAAGCCGAACTGATTGTCGTATCCGACTCATCTATGTTTGCAAAGGGAGTTCCTTCGATATGTTACGGACTTCGCGGGTTAAGTTATATGCAGATTGATTTAGTCGGTCCGAAAGGTGATTTGCATTCGGGTTCGTTCGGCGGTTCGGTTCATAACCCGATTCAGGCGCTCACTGAAATTGTAGCATCGTTGCACGATAAAAATGGAAAGATTACAATTCCCGGATTTTATAAAGATGTTCTCGCGTTGACTAAAAAAGAACACGATGCGTTTAAAAAACTTCCTTGGAACGATAAAAAGTATGCAAAAGAATTAGGCGTGAAACAGCTTTATGGAGAAAAAGGATTTACAACACTTGAACGTTTGTGGGCGCGCCCGACACTCGAGTGCAACGGAATCTGGGGTGGGTTCACCGGTGAAGGGGCAAAGACTGTCCTTCCATCAAAAGCATCCGCAAAAATTTCTATGCGGTTAGTTCCGCATCAAAAGTCGGCAAAGATTGCCAAACTTTTTGAGAAACATATTCAGAAAATTGCACCAAAGTCAGTTCAAGTTACAGTTCGAAATTTACACGGCGGCGAAGCTGCAATAACTCCAATAGATAGTCCAGGTGTAAAAGCGGCAGTCGCAGCACTCGAAAAAGGTTTTAACAAAAAGCCGTTATACCAAAGAGAGGGCGGTTCGATTCCGATTGTTGTTGAGTTCAAACAAATCCTCGGCCTCGATACAGTTCTGCTTGGCTTCGGTTTGCCGGATGAGAATGCGCACGCGCCGAATGAGTTCATCAATCTTGATAATTTCTACGGCGGTATGAGAACGGTAGCACATCTGTTCAATGAACTGCCAAATTATTTGAAGAAGAAATAA